AATGGACATGTCAGCTGATATTCAAGtataaattaagaaacaaactAAAAATGTTTGCTTAAGAATTCCTCTTTTTATTACTCTTTAATTAAACTGTCCAAGTTACTGTGaataaatgtaggtatgtgtCATACCCATGTCATCAGCATTgactattttttattgtttttacagACACTATATAGGATCAATTATAGGCAAAAAAGGTGTTATTAAGATGAGAATTGAACGTGATACTAGAACTGAAATAAAAATTCCAAGACAAGGTCAATCAGGAGACATTGTAATCTTTGGTTCCAGTGAatctgtaagtctcattaattaAACTAGTAATTAATCTAAAATAATCGTTAAATAATGATATAAAGATGAATTCCTCATATGTTACAGCTACTGGATCTTGATCACCATAATAACAAtcacagaaaaaatattttattattgcttGGCTacaattaaatatgtatatagcctgcttatgtttatgttaatgaATGTGAGTCAGTAGACTAATTTTACTTTCATTGTCAATTATTTCAGAATGTGAAGGCAGCTAGAAGACGAATAAATATAATAGTGATATCATCAAGAATGAAACAGAAAGCTACACATTTCTTATCTATTCCACTGAACACTCCAGAGATTATTGAGAAATTTGAAAAATTTAaggtttttaatgttatttaatcttattttgtattatatttagtaCCAATAACTTAGAAGATCAATGTGAATTGGGACTGAATGTACCTAATCCTTTACTCAATTTCTACAGGGATTAGGTACATTCTAAGATTGTAGATTAATAATTCTAACCACTTAATGTACTGTGATTAGAGTGACCATGCTGTGAAAGAgatatatctctcgtctctttcgtgcTAGGTGATGTACTATGTCATTGTTATTGTATTACATTAAAGGGCATATACTAGTAGAATTCAACATTTTATCttaaaatgttaaattttattttatcttaaattatcttaaattttATCTTAAACTGCAAATTGACGATAAGCTGCAAGCtacaatcagtttcttgcaaagtaataaattaactggttgcacttatgacctcctggttacatgtcgtttctgtaatagaccaaaaacacctacaaaaacaaaaaaaaaaaaaaaattatgacaactaacggttcataatttcaccagtgtttacaaataatttgctgggctcagtgactgaacttttgctctttgattgtacattcaTCCCACTGCTAATGGAGATAACTATCTTGAGTTTATAAGGGTCAAAACACATCTGTCAGCACGCTATTAACTCATCGCCAATTCTGCCTTGTGCGGTtgctctctctcgctctagcaaatgacgacGACAACAAAACGAcggtaacagaaaaggatacaAATATATGAAACTACGATGAGGTTTGACCCTAAGTGTCTCTGTGTGTAGGTTCAatataatgtgttttatttcaggAGAGTGTCCTGCGTAATTGTCCAGACCGGGGTCTAGATGAAACATTGTTCATCAAACCAAACAAACTGCACTTGACCATAGGTGTAATGTGCTTGATGGACAAGGAAGAAAGACTGCGCGCCGCCCACCTGCTGACTGAAGCTAAACAGaaaattataaagtaatttaaaaagacaagTGTAGAGCAGTAGAGAAGTATTTTTTAGTGTATCTCGCGATCAGTCCCATTGATTATAAGCATATGAGTTGGGTTTATATGCCATGGAGGACGCTACTCCCAGCTTTCTTTGAAGTAGTCATTCAGCCTGACTGTTCTTATGGCAAATGTCTCGTTTCTTTTTTAGCCGATGTATAGTTTCTGGAGTAGTTAGTTGATTTGGGTGCAGTATACAAGTAAagagtgcagtttttactaacacagttgactcgatcattattatagacggcgcaatggctcaccacctatcacgtttgtctagcAGAATGCGTGGTGACGTGtgtatatttagttcatcttgcgatgtacctctgacttcccccaattgggttatagtcgtgagcttatgggtgttaaaaaataactttcttGTTTTTGAAGAAATAGGCATAATTTTTACCTGCATGCCCCTATTATTGTACGAAAAAGTTCTCTTATTTGCGCAAAAATAATActgataatttaaaagaaaatctgtTAATTGTTCCAATATTTTGTCTTATTTGGGTGGCACTGTCATTTACTTTTTTCTGTCAATTATTTAGGCGATTCGTTTCAGCAGAAAACTTGAAAGAAAGTCTTGATACCTAACCAACTAAATAGAAGACCGAAGCGACCTACTTGcttgaagaatttttaattctataagtGTTCCAACGACCTTCTTTTATTTACAGACCTATGCTCGAAAATTATTTGCCGCTGAAATTGCGTCTGAAAGGGCTTTCCTACATGAACGACGATCCGCGTGAAATAGACGTATTGTACGGGCTGGTGCAAGAAGAGGACGCACCATCAGGCTTGGTGCAGGGGCTTGTTGACGCACTTGTTGACCATTATTATAAGGCTGGTAAGTTTTCTGAACTGCTACACTTGCGCTATAAGATGTATTCACACCTTCAAGCAATAATGCGACCCTTTGCGAGCGTGATAATTAAAAGTTTCGATTATACACACCTTCACTATACGTCTAGGATCCCTAATGTCACATGACGACAATTTGCGACCGCTCTCGATATAAAAGATAGAGATTAGAGattatatgttttaaattaattaacaaacgAATCAGAAAACTTATATCACATTACATTTGACTAAACGAACCTTTAACCCATAGGTACTACGTAATTTGAAAATACTTTTCTATCTAGTGttctataggtacctattttcggGGTTTCTATGCACTATTCATTAGTTTTTCTCGCCACACCTTTTATTCGCGGGTCAATTGGCATTTCGAAACAAGAAAATGCAAATCCAAACAATTCATTCCATTAGACCGCGGGATTCAAAGTCGATGGATTAAAAGGGACAGAATCGATcggaattaattaattaatttagtcCTTGAGCGTCAATCGTTTGTCTGATTAATCCTCTAAGGACAATCACTGGCATCTAATGTTGCGATACTATTGTTTAACGTGTCTAGGGAATATTGTTTGCTCAATATAAAATTCAATgacggctcaccacccatcGCCTATACGCTGATCTAACaagaagctcggtgaagtgtgggtacttaattcatcatgCGGTGAGCGTACCTCTGCTCTAACTACCCGAATTGGaaatagttgtgagcttactttatgatttttgagatatatccccaccgagattcgaacccgggatctccggattgTAAGCACTACGCCCagctactggaccacggaggccgtcaataATGAAATAGGTACATACCTATATTAAATGAAAGTGGTGTACCTACTCTTGGGGTtggatttaaaaagaaattaagtTCGGCGAAAAAGTTTGTTTTATATCCTTAGGCAAATCATGACGTTAATTAGGATTAGTCAACTGACAAGATTTCTCCCTTTCAAGGGTTCATGGAAAGGAACGAGCGAGCGAATGTGAAGCTTCATGTCACTTTTATAAACTCCAAGTACCGGAAAGGGACTTCTCGTACGAGTATTGTCAACAATGAAGAGCAAAGAAACGCGAAGAAACTGAGAGAGACCTTCGATGGATCCGGAGTGCTACAAAAATTTGTCGACTTCGATTTCGGCGTGACAGAACTAAAGGAAATACATTTGTCCCAGCGCCATTGTATCGCAAGCGACGGATATTACCAACCCACTTGTGTTGTTACTTGTACAACGGGTTGATAATAAAGTAatgttacataatttatatttttgcaaTAAAAGTTACTAAAAAAATTGATGTTTCTtaattttttacccacgacggaacggagcaggtatatgcatttagggtgagagatgtttgtgtgtgcgtttgtgcaaagtaatgttaccacctatcttctaaactaatgatccgattttgatgcggttttcaataacgggtttatGTTTGATTGAGTTCATGTTTTAagagcccccgacggatattcctcggttatgtattatggtaaaattattatcgctacatttaaatatatcttcgagaaacagacacgttaggaaaaaactgtaaacatccatattcattgtttaggtaagtaggtacttaaggatatctattaccgatttctcgagatatcaactcttttttagtaagtatttttaagtctattaaaatatttcgctacataatggtgctaattcctgtaaataccatctaattttattttaagttatatctgtccttttcttatccgccgaaaaggaaagggacgggtaatcgacaagcataaaatttatggaacacacgtcaattttaagcacaaatctaaaccaaccgtctaaaaattttacgtcagtcaataacccgacacattaatttactcattcttcctaaaattaagagctgtgaatcatccgtccctttccttttcgacggatacgaaaatgacggatataacctaaaataaaattaggcggtgtctgcaggaatcggggccaataattgggttaagtcgggggttttgagttattttattctttttcgatgagattttttactgtcgtgggtttttttcaaaatttttaattttgcttaattttttatacATCAATATTGTAATGCATTATAGACAAACTTTAGAGGTCGGGGGGGATAATGGCGGCGTCCTTTGTTTCTCGGTAACTTAACAATGTTATGTAGCCTAAATGTTTTACCATCATAAATCTTAAACGTACACATGGCTCACGTCGCCGACGTTTTTTAGATAGTCAAAACTAATGAACGTCAGTTTCCCGATAACATATATTTTAGTTATTAAGTATTCATCAATCACATGATAAATTAATTCTTATTCAGTAGACTGGTATTCTGAATTGTTTCATCAGTCATTTTCTCCTGTaagatattatgtaggtacggaTACTATTTCAATTACCTGTAACATTTCCGAAataagaatttaatttatttttaatcggCGCATCACTATTGCAGGCAGCTACAACAAAAGCAGACCTAGGCAAGATCGGCAATATCGATAAAACTTTGTTTCCGTTGCTGTAAGAAATCTGAATGGATAGGGGTGCGGTGCGACCCTCGCCAGTTCCGCTATCCGCTATAATCCGGCATGAGGGCAGACAGTTTCCGCCTGGGCAGTCTGCGGCAGAGTAGCGCCGGTTACGAAACTGCTGAATTCAAAAAGAGCCAGGAATGCTTTCCTGTGGGTCAGCTTGCGGGATTTTCATTTAGGCTTCGTACTCGATTTTTTTCCGCCTTCCTGGATTTGCACGCAATACCTACTATAATATTTGGTATATACCGACCGTTAAGATATTAattgtaactttttaatttgCATTCTATATTTGAATTTTAGAAGACATCTGCTGTCGTCTGACAGATTTTGTTTGACAGTTGACTTAATTCTTTCTTGCTTAAATACGTGTCCACCGTAGGTCCACCCTATGATTTTAGATAAACCCCTCACACAAAATGCACCTTCCATGTTCAATACAGTACCAACAATAACAATGCCGACTGCCAAGACAATCTGGCCACTTAATTCGTGGTTTCACATTTAGGTAACACTTTACCAATTCACACGATTTTTGAATACACTTCATTACAAGCATTACCTGTGACGTGTTTataaaaacttacaagtctacacgttcacaagctacaagttacaagtacgtgtaaattacgtgtATCGAAAAATAGTAGAGGGATTTTTTGTAGAATatacttgtaaaataaatattgacacttgtaacatgtaatttacatgtgtagttttaaCAAACACAGTAGGAACTATTCATGAATCTGATTCAAATCGgctttaggtacttatatttagAACTTTATTATTCTCGTCTATCATATTGGTATACGTATAGACCTACTGTTTATTGAATTTCAAATAGCACGGATTTTCCGGTTTAGATTGTAACTATAAGTAGAAGGTAGGGGTGTCCCCTAGGGGTGTCCAGAAAAGCTCGGCAGTCATTCTCGAAGTTTTAAATCACAACTCGCTGTCTGATGCGATAAGACAGGCGCTAGTCCGCTACGTCATTTTATTTCTAGTAGTCCGATTATCGAGTTTATTTTGTTCAAAGCACAAGAATTTAAAGTAAGCACACTACAACAACAAGTATACAACATTTATAGATCTACTGGAAGAAAGAGACTAGAATCAATATAGGATTCAACAATGAAGACTGAAAGC
This portion of the Pectinophora gossypiella chromosome 1, ilPecGoss1.1, whole genome shotgun sequence genome encodes:
- the LOC126369603 gene encoding activating signal cointegrator 1 complex subunit 1, giving the protein MNEILRPEVLWIEGRCYRVNDPNFDIAAFQEHDLYENDMDYDRVDDEGDDDNFEVTRIDDSRYCTSLHVSKHYIGSIIGKKGVIKMRIERDTRTEIKIPRQGQSGDIVIFGSSESNVKAARRRINIIVISSRMKQKATHFLSIPLNTPEIIEKFEKFKESVLRNCPDRGLDETLFIKPNKLHLTIGVMCLMDKEERLRAAHLLTEAKQKIIKPMLENYLPLKLRLKGLSYMNDDPREIDVLYGLVQEEDAPSGLVQGLVDALVDHYYKAGFMERNERANVKLHVTFINSKYRKGTSRTSIVNNEEQRNAKKLRETFDGSGVLQKFVDFDFGVTELKEIHLSQRHCIASDGYYQPTCVVTCTTG